The nucleotide sequence CAGCGGGGTGCTGACGTACTCGGGGCGCGGGTCGGCCGGGTGGGGCACGTTGGCGAGCAGTACCGTCACGTCCTGCTCGGCGCGCAGGGTCACGGCGGCGCCGGGGCCGGCGGAGCCGGTGAAGTCCAGGGTGCCGTCCTCGCGTACCTCCACGCCCTGGAAGAACGAGAGCGAGGGCGGGAGGTCCCGGGGTTCGAGGCCGTTCTTGGCGGCGGCCAGCTTGAACAGTTCGCGTCCGGCGGGGGAGGGGGACTGCGGGGTGCCGTCCCCGTACCGCTCGGTGTTGCGTACGAGGGTGGAGGTGCCGCACAGCGCGTCGTGGCGGCCCGAGGTGTCCGCGACGACCGACGCGAGGACGCGGCCCTGGTCGGACAGGAGCAGGACGCCCTCGCCCAGGTAGGCGTTCCACTGGACCTTGACGGTGTCGGCGACGTTCAGCCGTTCCCAGGGGCGGTCGGCGTGGTGCAGGAGCAGATGCGCGCACGCGTCGCCGCGCAGGTCGGTGAGGCGGAACTCGGTGCCCCGGGCGAGCACTCTGTGGGAGTAGTTGCCGCCCGCCACCGTCTCCGCCCAGACCAGCCGCTCCGCGTCGCAGGGCGGGGCCGGCCAGCGGCTCGCGGGCACCACGGGCATCGCCTCGGCCTGGGCGCCCTCCTGCGCGCGGGCGTGGTCGCGTGCTCCGTACGTCGTCGATGTCGCCATCGTGGGACCTCCGGGTGCGGCGTGTATTTCTGTCGTGCGACAGAAATTAGGGGCGGGGCGGGTCGCCGCCATGTCCCTGGCGTTGCGGGCCGGTTACCGACCCCTCACGATGGTCGTGCCTCGCCGGGGGCCCGGCGAACCGTGCGACCGGTCACAGCGGACGCATGGGTGACGTGTGCGAGGATCGAACGCATGGGAAGCGCGGGTGGCACCGGTGGGCGGCGGGTCGGCAGGCCCCGGGCCGACGGCCGGCCCGAGAGCGGACTGTCGCCCCGCGACGAACTGCGCGCCTCCGCGGCCGAGTTGTTCACGACGCGGGGCTACGCGGCCACCACCACCCGGGCCGTCGCCGAGCGCGCCGGTATGCGGCAGGCGTCCATGTACCACTACGTCTCCGGCAAGGAGGAGCTGCTCGCCGAGCTGCTGGAGTCCACGGTCACCCCGTCGCTCGCGTACGCCCGTGAGCTCCTCGCCCAGGACGGTGCCCGCGCCGAGGAGCGGCTCCGGGAGCTGTGCCGCGCCGATGTCGCCCTCCTCTGCGGCGGCCCGCACAACCTCGGCGGCCTGTACCTCCTGCCGGAGGTCCGCGCCGAACGCTTCGCCGGCTTCCACGCCGTGCGGGCCGAACTCAAGGACGCCTACCGGCAGTTGATCGCGGCCACGGCCGCGGGCGGGACGCTCGCCAGGAGTGAGCTGGATCTGCGTACGGATCTCGTCTTCGGGCTGATCGAGGGTGTCATCCTCGTCCATCGCTCGGACCCCGGGCGCCCCGTCTCCGCCTTTGCCGAGGCAACGGCGGACGCCGCGCTGCGCATCGCCGGCGTCTGAGGGAAGGCCCCCGGCAGGCCGTCTCCGGTATTCGATTCACCCTGTCAAGGGGCTCTTCTCGTACGCCCGTCCGTCGTTACACAGCGTGTGCGAATGGCGCCCCAGCGTGTAAATGACCAGAGCGTACTCCGGTCATGAGGGTGATTTCAGGCAGTTGCTGAATATGACACAGCGATGATCCGGTCGGACTAAGCTCGCCCGCAGCGCACCGAGTTGAGATGTATTCGTGCGCTTGTTCCAAAAAATACCGAAGATCCAGTTTGATTCGCGGATGAACCCGAGCAACCGCCGGCGACTCCCCGCAAATCCCCCGACCTACAGCCGAACTGTCTTAGAGGGCATACATGGTGAGTGTTCAATCGCCTCCCGGTGGCCGTGAACTTCCCTACGCACGCGTGCTGCCGCTACCGGCGATACTGATGGCCGCGGCGACCGGAACCACCGTCTCCCTGGTGACGGGGTCGGCCCGGCTCGCTGTCGGCTTGTGCGGAGCCGTCGCGACGCTCCTGCTGATCGTGGTCGCCGTCGTCGCGGTGCGCGGCGGCCGTCGTACGGTCCGCGAACTGCGTGCCGAACAGCAGCGGCGGACCGTCCTCCTCGAACAGCGGATCGCCGCCCACGACCAGGAATTCACCCGGCTGGGCAAGGAGATCCTGCCCGCCGCGCTGTACCGGCTGCGCGGCGGAGAATCCCCCGCAGAGGTGATTCGCCACGTCGTCGACGGTGACAACGAGTGGCGCGAAATCCCCGAGTCCCAGCGAGACCTGCTGCGCACCCTGCTCACCATCGTCGACCGCGAGGACGCGGTCCGCGACTCCTCGCAGCGGTCGTTCGTCAACATCGCCCGACGCGTGCAGGCGATCGTCCACCAGCAGAACAACGAACTCCGCGAGATGGAGGAGGACCACGGGCGCAACCCCGAGGTCTTCGACGACCTGCTGCGCATCGACCACGGCACCGCCCTGATCGGCCGCCTGGCCGACTCCATCGCCGTCCTCGGCGGCGGCCGCCCCGGCCGTGTCTGGTCCCGCCCCGTCCCGCTGTACAGCGTGCTGCGCGGCGCCATGTCCCGCATCCTGGAGTACCGCCGCATCGAGCTCGACTCGATCGCCAAGGTCAACGTCGACGGTGTGGCCGTCGAACCGGTCATCCACGCCTGTGCCGAACTCCTCGACAACGCCACCCGCTACTCGCCGCCCCACACCAAGGTGCACGTCACCGCCGTGGAGGTGCAGACCGGCATCGCCATCGAGATCGAGGACGGCGGCATCAGCCTCAGCGAGGAGACCCGCGCCAAGGTCGAGAACATGCTCGCCCAGGCCCAGCAGGGCATGGACGTGCAGGACATGGGCGACACCCCGCGCCTCGGCCTCGCCGTCGTGGGGCGGCTGTCGACCATGTACAACATGCAGATCTCGCTGCGACCGTCCGCCTACGGCGGCGTCCGCGCCGTCGTCGTCGTACCGCGCGACATGCTCACCCAGGAGCCCGCCCCCGGCCTGGCCCACGGCATCGGCGCCGGCGCCGTGTCGATCATGGACAACGGCGGCGTCGAAGGCCCCAACCGCAAGGCGAAGCGCCGTCGCCCGACCACCGGACCGCGGATCCCGAGTTCCGCGGAGGACATGGGCCAGGGCGGGGGCCAGGACATGGAGGACGACGTCCCCGTCGTCACCGAGTGGACGGCCAACGGCCTGCCGCAGCGGCGCAGCCGGAACAAGATCCCGCTCAGCCAGCGCTATGCCGAGGCCGCCGCCGCGGAGGCCGCGGCCGAGGCCGCCATGGCCGCCGCCCCGGTGTGGCAGCCGGAGCCCGACCCGGAGAAGAAGCAGCCCCCGCCCGGCATGTGGGTCGAGGCGTTCATGGCCGGACTCAAGGGCGACCCCGACCCGAACGCCTTCAGGAACCATCCGGACGACCCGACGGCGTCCACCGCACATACCGCGAACACCGAGCCGGCCCGCACCGAGGCCGACGACGAGGGGGACCTCAAGTGATCCAGCGACGGGCCAATTTCGACTGGCTGCTGAAGGATCTGGCCGACGGCGTACCCGGCATCCAGCAGATCGTCGTGCTCTCCGCCGACGGCCTGCGGATCGCCCGCCACGGCGGCGACCCGGACGCCGCCGACCGGGTCGCCGCGGCCTGCGCGGGACTGCAGAGCCTGGCCGGCGCCGTGGCCGACGAGATCCCGCAGAGCGACGGCCACATGCGCATGGTCATCATCGAGATCAACGGAGGCTACTTCTATCTGATGGCCGCCGGCTCCAACGCCTATCTCGCGGTGCTCGCCAACGAGATCGCGGAGCCCGGACTGATGAGCAACCGCATGCGCGACCTCGTCGACCGGATCGGCTCCCACCTCACCAGTCCGCCGCGGCGGAACGGGCAGACCGTATGACGCCTCCGCGTCGCCAGCGGCGCCAGCCCAAGCACGAGCACGAACCGCCTCCCCCGCCGCCGCCCCAGGACGACCCCACGAGCGAAACGACCGAGACGGGGGGACGTCCGCCCGAGCGGCTCTACATCCTCACCGGCGAGGACGGCGAGCGGGCTCCGATCGACCTCGTCACGTTAATCGTGGCGCGCGCCGATCCGCCGCCGTCGGCCGCTCCGGAGCAGTCGGCGCTGCTCCGGATCTGCCAGGCACCCCTGTCCGTGGCCGAGATCTCGGCCTATCTCAATCTGCCGATCAGCGTGGTGACCGTCCTGCTCACCGAGCTGCTGACGGCCGAACTGGTACAGGCACGCGCACCGGTCGTCCGGCAGGCGCGGGCAGACCGTTCCCTCCTCGAAGCGGTGATGCATGGACTTCAAAAGCTCTGACACCATCACGGGTCCACGGACCGAGGACCACCTGCCGCACACCGCGCAGGCCGCGGCGAAGATCGTGATCGTGGGCGGTTTCGGCGTCGGCAAGACGACCATGGTGGGGTCCGTCAGCGAGATCAGGCCGCTGACGACCGAGGAGACCATGACGCAGGCCGGCATCGGGGTCGACGACAACTTCGGCTCCAAGTCCAAGACGGCCACCACCGTGGCCATGGACTTCGGCCGCATCAGCGTCACGGACGAGCTGGTGCTCTATCTGTTCGGCACCCCCGGGCAGGAGCGCTTCTGGTTCCTGTGGAACGGCCTGTTCGAGGGCGCCCTCGGCGCGGTCGTCCTGGTCGACACCCGTCGGCTGGAGGTCAGCTTCGACGTCATGGGCCGCCTGGAGGAGCGCGGTGTGCCCTTCGTCGTGGCGGTCAACGACTTCCCGGACGCGCCCCGCTACGACATCGAGGAAATGCGTCAGGCCCTCGACCTTGCCCGGGAGATCCCGATCCTCCGCTGCGACGCACGCCGCCGGGCGTCCAGCAGGGACGTCCTGATGACCCTCATGACCTTCCTGCACTCCCTGACGACGTCGGGGGCGGGGACGGGAGCGGCGGCATCGGGGGCGGCGTCGGCATGACTCGCGCCTGACCCCTGTACGGCCCGGCGGCTCGTACGGTCCATCCGGCCCATGCGGGCCATGCGACTCGTGCGGCCCCACAACTTTCCAGACACCGGATCCACCTCAGTTCGAAAGCGATCACCGTGACGCCTGAATCAAACTCCCTCACCGGCACGGACGACCCCACGCTCGTGCCGCCCCCCGGCTGCCCCGCCCACGGCATGGGCGCCGGCGGACTGCGCCGGCTCTACGGCCCCGAGGCGGAGGACCTGGGAGCCGTGTACGAGAAACTGCGCACGGAACACGGGTCGGTGGCCCCCGCCCTGCTCCACGACGACGTGCCTGTCTGGGTGGTGCTCGGGCACGGGGAGAACCTGCACATGGTGAGTACGCCGTCGCAGTTCTGCAAGGACACCCGGTTGTGGAACCCCATGCGAGAGGGGGCGGTCAAGCCCGACCACCCCCTCATGCCGCACTTCGCCTGGCAGCCCATCTGCGCCCACGCCGAGGGCGACGAGCACCTGCGGCTGCGCGGCGCGGTCACCGGCGCCATGTCGACCATCGACCACCGGGGCATCCGCCGCTACATCAACCGCGCGACCCAGCACCTCGTCAACAAGTTCTGCGAGGACGGCAGCGCCGACCTGGTCGGCCAGTTCGCCGAACACCTGCCGATGGCGGTGATGTGCGAGATCCTCGGCATGCCCGAGGAGTACAACGAACGGCTGGTGCACTCCGCCCGTGACTGTCTGAAGGGCAGCGAGACCGCGCTCGTCAGCCACGCCTATGTGATGGAGGCCCTGGACCGGCTCACCGCCCGCCGCCGGGCCCAGCCCCAGGAGGACTTCACCAGCCACCTCATCACGCACCCGGCCGGGCTCACCGACGACGAGGTCAGGGAACACCTGCGCGTGGTGCTCCTCGCCGCCTACGAGGCCACCGCCAACCTCCTCGCCAACGTGCTGCGCGTGGTGCTCACCGATCCCGGCTTCCGCGCCCAGCTGAAGGGCGGCCAGATGACCGTGCCGGAGGCGGTCGAGCAGTCCCTGTGGGACGAACCGCCGTTCAGCACCGTCTTCGCCTACTTCGCCAAGCAGGAGACCGAGCTGGGCGGCCAGCGCATCCGCAAGGGCGACGGACTCCTCCTCGGCATGGCGCCGGGCAACGTCGACCCCCGCGTCCGTCCCGACCTCAAGGCGAACATGCAGGGCAACCGCTCGCACCTCGCCTTCGGCGGCGGCCCCCACGAGTGCCCGGGCCAGGACATCGGCCGCGCCATCGCCGACGTCGGCGTCGACGCGCTGCTGACCCGTGTTCCGGACATCCAGCTCTCCTGCCCGGAGGACGAGCTGCGGTGGCGGGAGTCCATCTCCAACCGGCATCTGGTGGAACTGCCCGTGACGTTCGTGCCGCGGCCCCCGCAGGACGTCATGCAGCGGCCCGCCGTCAACCCGGTGCCGCCGAGGCCCCCACAGCAGCGGCGGGGCGGCACGCGGCTGCCGCAGGCCGTCTCCCCGGAACCCGCGGTGACGGTGGCCGAGCCCGCACCGCAGCCCGGACCGGCCGTTCGGCCGGGCCTGTTCCGGCGCATCCTGCGCTGGTTCGGCGGCAACTGAGCCGACCGGGCACCGGGACCACGCCGCCCCCACCTCGTACCCGGGTTACGTCGCCCCCGCCTCGTACCCGGTTACGTCGCCCACCCCTCGTACGAGGACCAGGCCCGCAGCTCGCGCGGGCTGACGAACCGGTGTTCGCGCCCTGTGACCGGGTCGGTGAACGCGAGGCTCCGCGCCAGCAGTTGGAGCGGTCGTCGGAAGTCACCGGCCGGCACGGGCGGGGAGACCACCGGATAGAGGGGATCGCCGAGGATCGGCAACCCCAACGCGCTCATGTGCACCCGCAGTTGGTGCGTCTGCCCGGTACTCGGCGCCAGCCGGTACCGGGCACGCCCGTCCCGGTGCTCCAGCAACTCGACCCGGCTGACGGCGTTCGGCTCTCCCTCGACCTCGTAGGCCGCCATGACCCCGCGCTCCTTGACGATCCGGCTGCGCACGGTGCGGGGCAGAACCAGCGCCGGGTCGTACGGGGCGACCGCCTCGTACTCCTTGCGCACCCGCTTGTCCCGGAACAGCGACTGGTACGCGCCGCGTTCCTCGGGCCGCACGGTGAACAGCACCACCCCGGCGGTGAGCCGGTCCAGCCGGTGCGCCGCGCCGAGTGCCGGGATGCCCAGCTCCCTGCGCAGCCTGGCCAGGGCCGTCTCGGTGACATGGCTGCCGCGCGGGGTGGTGGCCAGGAAGTGCGGCTTGTCGGCCACCACCACGTGCTCGTCCCGGTACAGGACGTCGATCGAGAACGGCACCCGTTCCTCGTCGGGCAGCTCCCGGTGGAACCACACGGACATGCCCGGCACGTACGCCATGTCCCGCGGCACCGGACGCCCGGTGACGTCCACGATCAGTCCCGCGTCGAGCATCTCGTCGATCACCCCGGCCCCGGCCGAGAGCCGCGCCACGAGATGATCCCGTACGGTCGCCCACGCGTCCCCGACAGGCAACCGCACCCGCACCGGGTCCACCCCGTCGCGCTGCGGCAGGGGAGAGGGCGGGGACGGGTTGCGGCGTCTCATCACGATCAAGCATACGAGCGGCCCTGGCTCGGCCCGGTTCGGCTCTGTCCGGTCCGGCTCGGTTCGGCTCGGCCCGGGGTCCGGCACGCTTGTTCAGGCGAGGAGTCGTGTGGTCTGCGGGTCCTGCCGTGGGCTCGGGTGGAGACGGTGGGACTGCTCGACTTCCTGCGGGCGGGTGGGGCCGTGCGGCCCGGCGAGCCGGATGCGATTGGCCGCGGTGAACGCCTCGTCGAGCCATGGGTCCGTCGGCACCTCGCCGAAGAGCCGTTCGAGCTCGCGGACCATCGGCGGAGCCAGCGGGAACCGCCTCCCCTGGCGGCGCTCCTGATACCGGTCCTGGATCTGCACGAAGAGGAAACCGCTGCGGCCGAAGTGGACCAGTGGCTCGGGTGCGCCGGTGAAGACCAGATCGTCGATCAGGTCGAGGTAGATCGACCGGTAGCTGGCCTTGCGCTCCTCCGTCCGGTGTTTGCTCGACGTCGGCTGGTGGTCGTCCGCCGAGTAGATGCCGAGCGTGGACTTGCACAGATCCATGGAGAGGCAGTCGCAGAGCGCGCTGTCCATGAGCCAGGGGAAGGACACGGGGCCCGTCGCGCTGTTGCGGGCCACCATGATGGCGGTCCCGTACGCGTTTCCGGTGTTGCCCCGGAACATGACCCCGTCCCACATGTTCGGCGAGTCGTTCAGCGCGTCCTGGAGCCCGACGTGTTCGTCCCCCGGCAGGAAGTCCATCTTCTCCGCGTACTGGACGATGGCCTGCCGGACCAGCGACAGCAGCGCGTGGACCGCGTCGCGCCCCCAGCCGGCCGCGTCCATCGCCCGCACCAGGTCGGGCACGGATCGGCCGTACATGCGAAAGCGGCCACCGACCAGATCGAGCGGGGGTATGCAGATGTCGTCGATGACGGTGGCGAAGGCTATGTAGTGGAGCCCCAACGGGTCCGCGCCGAACCGCTCACCGCACCAGCAGGCCATCCACTGGACGGTGTCCCGGCAGGCGCGGGACACCGTGTCGGCGGCCTTCACATCGTGCTTCTTCGTCCAGTCGGCATAGTGCTCGGGAGTCCTGCCACCTCGTGCCTGTACGGTGTCCCACCGCTCTGTGACCTTCTCCAGCAGTGGCCACACATTCACCTCGTGGCACTGGGCGACCGGGCCGGCGTACCCGTGCTCACCCATGACGGCGTACAGGTGAGCGGTCTGCTTGTTGTAACGGGACCTCGTGGCCGCGGGACGGACGGTTTTCGCCGGGCTCCGCGGGTAGTGAAGGAACGAACACGTCAAACCGCGATCGCAAGCCGGTCCGCACCAGAGTTCGTGCGACCGGTGCAGCAGCTCCTGAATCCCCCTCGTGCCTGACAGCTGCTCGAGAGCTTCTTGCGCAGAGCCCTTCCAAGCGAGCATGTCCGGGGTAACCATCGAGACGTCAACGCCATTTGATGCCATAGCCCGAGCCTCCGCAAGAAGTCCCCACTTCTGGCTGCAATCCCAGCGTGCGGGCGACGGCCGGTCGCCGTGAAGGGGCGTACGGCGAGCGTACTGCGGCACATAAGGGGCGCATTCGGTTGAAAATTTGTCATGAATGATACGCAGGTTGGCTGGAGTTGTCCCCTGCTTCGATCACGACTGTTTGATTGTCACGGTTGACCCGGCGCCGCCGGAGTGGATTCCCCAGTGGCGCGCATCCGTCGGGTCCGCGTCAGGTGGTAGAGGAGGCCGAGGGCCACCGTGGTGAGCAGGAACAGAAGGGTGAACCACTGGAAGTACCAGTGACCGCCTGCGGGGTCGTAGACCTCGGCGCGGGGCCAGGCCAGGTTGGCGGTCATGAAGAGGCCGTAGAGGAGAGCGAGGGCGTTGACGGGGGTGCCCCAACGGCCGAGGGAGAAGAGGGGCTTGCCGGTCTCGTCGGTGCCGCCGGAGGGGAGGGTGCCCTTCAGGCGCCGTACCAGGAGCGGGCCGGTGACCATCGCGTACGCCAGGTACAGCATCACGATGCAGGTGGTGCCGATGGCCAGGAACGCCTCCGGCGAGGCGAAGTTGAGGAGCAGCAGGGCGGCGGCGAGGACGCCGACGACCAGGGCGGGGGCGGTGGGCATGCCCGTGCGCGGGTTGACCCTGGAGAGCGACCCGGCGAAGGGGAGCCGGCCGTCGCGGGCCATCGAGAAGAGCATGCGGCAGGCCGACGTCTGGATCGCGAGCGTGGCCACGGCGATCGCCACCACCACGTCGGCCAGCAGGAAGCGGCCCACTCCGTCGCCGAGGCTGCTGGTCAGCACATAGCTCAGGCCGTCCACGCCCAGCCTGCCGTCGGTGAGGCTGGGCGCGGCGAGCAGACCGGCCAGGACGAGGAGACCGCCGAGCAGGCCGGCCGCGCCGAGTGCCGTCAGGATCGTGCGGGGCGCGGTGCGGCGGGGGTGGTGGGTCTCCTCGCTCATCTCGCCCGCGCTGTCGAAGCCGATCATCACGTACGCCGCCATGAACGAGCCCACCAGCAGGGCGCCGAGGAGGTCGGTGCTGCCCTCGGTGGTGTGGAAGGTGATGCCGGGGGAGCGCTCGGAGTGGGTGAGCAGGAGGACGATGATCAGGATCGCGCCGATGATCTCGGCGGTCACGCCGACCCGGTTGACCACGGACAGCACCCGGTTGTCGAGGACGTTCACGAACGTGGTGAGGGCCAGCAGGATCACGCCCAGGACGGCCGCGTTCGCCGCGCCCGTCGCCGTGGTGGGTGCCGGGTCGCCGCCCACGATCTGGAAGCCCGACCAGATCGCGGGCATCACCATCTGCAGCGCGAGCGCGGCCGCCGCGACCACCACGATCTGCCCGATCACCATGATCCAGCCGGCGAACCAGCCGAACGTCGGGTTGGACAGCCGGGACGACCACTGATAGATCGCGCCCGATATCGGGTAGCGCGCCGCGAGCTCCGCGAAGCACGCGGCCACCAGCAGCTGGCCGATCAGCACCGCCGGCCAGGTCCAGAAGAAGACCGGGCCGCCGAAGGCGTACCCGAAGGCGAAGAACTGGAAGACGGTCGTGAGGACCGAGATGAAGGAGAAACCGGCGGCGAACGAGGCGTACCCGCGCAGACTGCGGTGCAGTTCCTGGCGGTAGCCGAACTCGGTCAGGGAGCGGTCGTCGGGGGAGTGGGGTGGCTCCGGACGGACATCGTGGGCGGTGCTCGTCATGGCGGCAACCTGCTTTCGCACGAGCGGCGCGAGCATTCGCGCCCGAGTGGCGCGAATTCCTGTCGGGCGACAGAAATTAGGGGAGGCCTGTGTCGCACGTGTCACGCGACCGTGTCCGGGGCGAGCCCAAATCCTCACGACCGTCGCGGGGGTGCGCAGTTGGGGGCAGGAGAGGTGAGTGAGGGGTTCGGCGAGGGAGTGCGTGCGTCGTCGGTCCTCGCCGTCGGGCGCGCCGGCGACCCTGTGCGAGGATCCACGGATGAATGACGCGTCGCCCTCCTACCGGCTCCTTTCGGGCGCGCACGAGTCACCCGTGCTGCTGCACGTGCCGCACGCTTCACGGGTGATCCCGGCGGGCGTCCGGGACGGGATCGTGCTCGACGATGCCGCGCTGGAGCGGGAGTTGGACCACATCACCGACGCGTACACGGACCTGATCGCGGAGCGGGCCGCCGAGCGGTCGGCCGCACGCCCCTGGCGGTTCGTGAACCGGCTGTCCCGGCTCGTGATCGACCCCGAGCGGTTCCCGGACGAGCGGGAGGAGATGCTGGCGGTGGGGATGGGGGCGGTCTACACGAGGACCACGCATCGGGAGGCCCTTCGAGGGGTCGCTCACGACGGACAGCCCCTCGTCGACCGCTACTTCCACCCGTACGCCGCCGCCATGACCGCCGCCGTGAGGGACCGGCTGGAGGCCGTGGGCCGGGCCGTGATCGTCGACGTCCACTCGTACCCGAGCGAGCCCCTGCCCTACGAACTGCACGGCGACGGCCCCCGGCCGCCCGTCTGCCTGGGAACCGACCCCTTCCACACCCCGGCCGGCCTGCTTGCCGCCGCCGAGGACGCGTTCGCCGGGTTCGGCGGCACCGGCGTCGACAGTCCCTTCGGGGGCGCGTACGTCCCGCTGGAGTACTACGGGCACGATGCGCGGGTGACGGCCCTGATGATCGAGATCCGCCGGGATGTCTACATGAGCGAGCCGGGTGGGGCGGCGGGGCCGGGAGTGAGGGTGGTCGCGGACGCGCTGGCCCGGTTGGTGGACGTACTCACGACCGTCTGAACGTCCCCAGCCCGGTCTCGTCGAACGCCTCGATCGTCACCGATGTCGCCCTGCCGTTCTCGTCGCCCTTGAAGGTCACGCCCGACGGGCCGCTGGCGTTCTCGCCCACCGTGTCGAAGGAGAACGTGTCGCCCGCGTAGTGGGTCAGGCGGAAGGTCGTGGGCTTCGGGCCGAGGCGCATGGTCAGGTCGCCGTTGGTCTCGGTGACCGTGACGGGGCCGTAGTACGGGTTGGCGTAGGTGCCCGTGCAGGTGGAGTCGGCGCGGGCGTCGGAGGCGTCGTCCGGGGGCTTGGAGTAGTCGGTGGGGGAGCGGGACTTCTGGGCCTCCTGCTCGTAGATCTGGCCGGCCAGGTCCAGCCAGTCCTCGGTCGGCTTGCCGTGCTGGGCCGTGTCGAGGAAGTCGAGCGAGACGGCGTCGGCCAGGCCGACGGGTGCGCCGTTGGTGAGGACGGCGATGCCGAGCTGTTCGCCGGGCAGCATCGTGACGTTCGTGTGGGCACCGAGGGCGAATGCGCCGGTGTGGCTCAGGCGGAGACGGCCGAGGTCGTCGTAGGAGACGTTCCAGCCGAGGCCGTAGAAGCCGGCACGGCCCGCCGGTGCGGGCGGCGGGGCGGAGACGATCGCGGGGGCGTGGGTGCGTTCGAGGGGATCGGCGGCGATGACGCGGTCGCCGTCCAGCTCGCCGTTGGCGAGCTGGAGCCGCAGCCAGAGGGAGAGGTCGCGGGCCGTGGAGCTCGCACCGCCCGCCGGGGACTGGGCATCGGCGTCCCGTACGTACCGCGCCTCCCAGTCGCCGGTGTTCCCGCTCTCGGCGCCGTCCTCACGGACGTGGGCGAAGGCCTTGTTGTTCGCGCCCTCGTAGTCGCTGAAGCGGGAGCTGGTGGCATCCATGCCGGCCGGCTTGTAGAGGATGTCCTCGGAGAGCTTCTCCCAGCTCGTCCCGGCGGCGTCGGCGACGGCCTGACCCGCCGCCGTGAGGCCGAAGTTGGTGTACGCGTAGCTCGCGCGGAACGGCGTCAGGGGCTCCAGACGGAGGTGTTCGAGGATGTAGTCGCGGTCGTAGCCGAGGTCCTCCAGGAGATCCCCGGCGTGGTCGGGCAGGCCGCTGCGGTGGGAGAAGAGGTCGGCCAAGGTGACGTGGTCGGTCACCCAGGGGGCCTTGAGGGCGAAGCCGGGGAGGTGTTCGGCCACCGGGTCGTCCCAGTCGACGATCTTGTCGCCGATGGCCCCGGCGACCACGGTCGAGGCCAGCGGTTTCGAGAGGGAGGCCAGTTGGAACACGGTGTCCGGGTCGACCCGGCCGTCCTGGCCGACGTGCCGCTTGCCGTAGCCGTCCAGGTGGACGACCTGGTCCTTGTGGACGACGGCCACCGAGACCCCGGGCACCCCGGTCCGGTCCATGCCGCGCTCGACGATGCCGTCGAGGGCGTCGACCGCCCGGTCGACGTCCTCCTGCGTGAGCCGGGGCGGCGGCTGCGGCGGGGGAGCGGCGGAGGCGGTACCGATGCCGTACGGGGCACCGCCGAGGACGAGGAGCGCGGCCAGGGCCGTCGCGCCCCGGACCCTGCCTCCGCGTGCCGTCGTGTGCCGAACAGCCATGGATTCATTCAAACGGGTGAGTCGGGCTTTGTCCTGCGGAGGCAGGGGGTCCGGCAGCGGGGGCGCGCGGGCGGGGTTGCCGAACCGCACGGGTCACGTGGACCGTGCTGCCGGGGCCCCGTGGGCCGGGCCACTGGGGGCCTGTCGGCTGGCCTACTGGCGCCCCGTGGAGTCATGCGGTAGGTCGCCGGGCCGTACGAGGTCGCGTGTGGCCGAACTCGTACGGCGTCGTCGCGCCCGCCGGTCGCCGGGCCCTGAGCGGGTTACGCGGGCCGGGCCGCCGGTCGCCCGTGTGGTTGCGCGGGGTGGTGGCCGGGGGCGCACGAAGCCGTGCGCGCAGCCACCCTCGTACGGGGTCGCGTCGGC is from Streptomyces sp. NBC_01314 and encodes:
- a CDS encoding cytochrome P450, whose translation is MTPESNSLTGTDDPTLVPPPGCPAHGMGAGGLRRLYGPEAEDLGAVYEKLRTEHGSVAPALLHDDVPVWVVLGHGENLHMVSTPSQFCKDTRLWNPMREGAVKPDHPLMPHFAWQPICAHAEGDEHLRLRGAVTGAMSTIDHRGIRRYINRATQHLVNKFCEDGSADLVGQFAEHLPMAVMCEILGMPEEYNERLVHSARDCLKGSETALVSHAYVMEALDRLTARRRAQPQEDFTSHLITHPAGLTDDEVREHLRVVLLAAYEATANLLANVLRVVLTDPGFRAQLKGGQMTVPEAVEQSLWDEPPFSTVFAYFAKQETELGGQRIRKGDGLLLGMAPGNVDPRVRPDLKANMQGNRSHLAFGGGPHECPGQDIGRAIADVGVDALLTRVPDIQLSCPEDELRWRESISNRHLVELPVTFVPRPPQDVMQRPAVNPVPPRPPQQRRGGTRLPQAVSPEPAVTVAEPAPQPGPAVRPGLFRRILRWFGGN
- a CDS encoding RluA family pseudouridine synthase, encoding MRRRNPSPPSPLPQRDGVDPVRVRLPVGDAWATVRDHLVARLSAGAGVIDEMLDAGLIVDVTGRPVPRDMAYVPGMSVWFHRELPDEERVPFSIDVLYRDEHVVVADKPHFLATTPRGSHVTETALARLRRELGIPALGAAHRLDRLTAGVVLFTVRPEERGAYQSLFRDKRVRKEYEAVAPYDPALVLPRTVRSRIVKERGVMAAYEVEGEPNAVSRVELLEHRDGRARYRLAPSTGQTHQLRVHMSALGLPILGDPLYPVVSPPVPAGDFRRPLQLLARSLAFTDPVTGREHRFVSPRELRAWSSYEGWAT
- a CDS encoding amino acid permease, whose protein sequence is MTSTAHDVRPEPPHSPDDRSLTEFGYRQELHRSLRGYASFAAGFSFISVLTTVFQFFAFGYAFGGPVFFWTWPAVLIGQLLVAACFAELAARYPISGAIYQWSSRLSNPTFGWFAGWIMVIGQIVVVAAAALALQMVMPAIWSGFQIVGGDPAPTTATGAANAAVLGVILLALTTFVNVLDNRVLSVVNRVGVTAEIIGAILIIVLLLTHSERSPGITFHTTEGSTDLLGALLVGSFMAAYVMIGFDSAGEMSEETHHPRRTAPRTILTALGAAGLLGGLLVLAGLLAAPSLTDGRLGVDGLSYVLTSSLGDGVGRFLLADVVVAIAVATLAIQTSACRMLFSMARDGRLPFAGSLSRVNPRTGMPTAPALVVGVLAAALLLLNFASPEAFLAIGTTCIVMLYLAYAMVTGPLLVRRLKGTLPSGGTDETGKPLFSLGRWGTPVNALALLYGLFMTANLAWPRAEVYDPAGGHWYFQWFTLLFLLTTVALGLLYHLTRTRRMRATGESTPAAPGQP
- a CDS encoding N-formylglutamate amidohydrolase, coding for MNDASPSYRLLSGAHESPVLLHVPHASRVIPAGVRDGIVLDDAALERELDHITDAYTDLIAERAAERSAARPWRFVNRLSRLVIDPERFPDEREEMLAVGMGAVYTRTTHREALRGVAHDGQPLVDRYFHPYAAAMTAAVRDRLEAVGRAVIVDVHSYPSEPLPYELHGDGPRPPVCLGTDPFHTPAGLLAAAEDAFAGFGGTGVDSPFGGAYVPLEYYGHDARVTALMIEIRRDVYMSEPGGAAGPGVRVVADALARLVDVLTTV
- a CDS encoding serine hydrolase, with translation MAVRHTTARGGRVRGATALAALLVLGGAPYGIGTASAAPPPQPPPRLTQEDVDRAVDALDGIVERGMDRTGVPGVSVAVVHKDQVVHLDGYGKRHVGQDGRVDPDTVFQLASLSKPLASTVVAGAIGDKIVDWDDPVAEHLPGFALKAPWVTDHVTLADLFSHRSGLPDHAGDLLEDLGYDRDYILEHLRLEPLTPFRASYAYTNFGLTAAGQAVADAAGTSWEKLSEDILYKPAGMDATSSRFSDYEGANNKAFAHVREDGAESGNTGDWEARYVRDADAQSPAGGASSTARDLSLWLRLQLANGELDGDRVIAADPLERTHAPAIVSAPPPAPAGRAGFYGLGWNVSYDDLGRLRLSHTGAFALGAHTNVTMLPGEQLGIAVLTNGAPVGLADAVSLDFLDTAQHGKPTEDWLDLAGQIYEQEAQKSRSPTDYSKPPDDASDARADSTCTGTYANPYYGPVTVTETNGDLTMRLGPKPTTFRLTHYAGDTFSFDTVGENASGPSGVTFKGDENGRATSVTIEAFDETGLGTFRRS